Genomic window (Paenibacillus sp. PK3_47):
GCAGCGGTCCTCCGCTCTGCACGCCCGGAAGGGACAGACAGATATGGTTTTGCTCCGTTTTTTTGCGGTGGAACAGCAGCTCTCCATGGAATTCGGGTGCGGTCAGCACGGCTTGGGAGCCATGGTTGTCAAAAGAGCCGAAGTGACGCTCCAGCAGCCCGGTCAGGCTGTCATCAATATTCCCCGCCACACTGATTACAATATTCTCAATGGTATACTGCTCTTTCATGTAAGCACGAAGATCATCGGAGGTCATCTCCTGAAGGCGTTCCTTCAATCCGAGGATGGTATAACCGAGCGGATGCTGGCCGTAGGCCGCGGCGCACATCAGATCATGCACCAGATCATCCGGGGTATCCTCGCACATGGCGATTTCTTCTAAAATCACATTTTTTTCCTTCGCCAGCTCTTCGGGATCAAAACGTGAACGGAAGAACATATCAGACAATACATCCACCGCAATCGGCAGATGCTCATCCAGCACTTTTGCATAATAACAGGTATATTCCTTCGAGGTGAACGCATTAACATTGCCGCCAATGGCATCGAACTGCTCGGCAATGTCCTTGGCGCTGAACCGGTCTGTACCTTTAAACAGCATATGTTCAATAAAATGCGAAATCCCGTTATTGAGCGGATTCTCATTACGGGAGCCGGTTTTGACCCAGATTCCAAAGGAAACGGACCGGCCGGTAGAAATAGTCTCTGTGACCACCCGCAGGCCGTTTGATAATACGATTTTTTCCAATGATATATCCTCCTGGCATAGCCCTGATTCTGATAACTATTGTTACATGCGCCTATAATCCTAC
Coding sequences:
- a CDS encoding pitrilysin family protein; this translates as MEKIVLSNGLRVVTETISTGRSVSFGIWVKTGSRNENPLNNGISHFIEHMLFKGTDRFSAKDIAEQFDAIGGNVNAFTSKEYTCYYAKVLDEHLPIAVDVLSDMFFRSRFDPEELAKEKNVILEEIAMCEDTPDDLVHDLMCAAAYGQHPLGYTILGLKERLQEMTSDDLRAYMKEQYTIENIVISVAGNIDDSLTGLLERHFGSFDNHGSQAVLTAPEFHGELLFHRKKTEQNHICLSLPGVQSGGPLQYPMVLLNNAIGGGMSSRMFQEIREKRGLAYSVYSYHSSQADSGLFTVYAGTAPKQTKEVTELIKEMMYDLADKGLSEDELRKGKEQLKGSLILSLESTSSRMNRIGKNELMLGRHDTLDDMIAKIQQVTMDDVNRLLDHMFAEPLALAMVGSSDKAIANVRRDDLVALRSN